In Limanda limanda chromosome 3, fLimLim1.1, whole genome shotgun sequence, the sequence AGCTTTCTGCAGATTCAGACACGTGGCGTTAAAACGTCCGTGTGGCGGCGCCGCGACCACGACCACGACCAGCGTTCAGAGAGCATCAAGAAATGTGAAATCATCATTTAGAAAAATCTAGAAAGGGTTAAATCAGGAGCGACCTGGTTACCTTGGCGACGTGCAGCTCTTTGGCTTTGGACTCAAACAGGTGTTCCAGGCGAGCCGTGTCCACCGCCACTTTGTCCAGCGACGCCCACACCGTCCCGCGGCCGAACCGACACTTCTCCGGCTTGTCCGCCTGCTTCAGCTCTCGCCAGAACAACTTCaccgtcttcttcttctgagagGACGCCGCCGCCGAGGacgaggggggaggaggagcacctggaggagggggaggcggTGGGGGCGGAGCCATGCCCCCggggggtggaggaggcgggggaggaggagggggtggagccatgcctgggggaggagggggtgggggagggACTCCAGTCAAGCAGGCGGAGGTGGAGTCGAGCGAGTCCAAGTCCAACACGTCGATGTCCTCCTCGTCCAGCAGGTCGGAGAAGTCCAGGTCTTTGATGCGCAGGGCGGCGGCGCTCGGCTGCAGCTGGTCCCAGGCGTCGGAGGGACCCCCGTGACCCCCGTGACCCCCGGGGGTCATGTGGGTGGCGTCCAGGCGGCGGGCCGGGCCCTCCACGTCCACGCTGCTCTGCTGCCGGACCAAACGGTTCTGATGGAGACACGTCACAGTTTATATGAGAGAAGACGGGTTTAACCATCGACGTCATGTGACCCGGAGACACATGAGGTCATGTGACCCGGAGACATGACGTCATGTGACCCGGAGACACATGAGGTCATGTGACCCGGAGACATGACGTCATGTGACCCGGAGACACATGACGTCATGTGACCCGGAGACATGACGTCATGTGACCCGGAGACACATGAGGTCATGTGACCCGGAGACACATTAGGTCATGTGACCCGGAGACACATGAAGTCACGTGACCCGGAGACACAGGACGTCATGTGACCCGGAGACGCACGACGTCATGTGACCCGGAGACACAAGACGTCACGTGTCCCTCTGACCTTTCGTTCCTCGGCCAGTCGGGCCAGCGCGGCCTGGGCGGATCCCTCCAGCCCTTCCAGCTCCGCCCTGCGGGAGGCGCTGCTCTCGGAGGCGGGCGGCGGCTCCACTGCTCGCGCTGTGAAGCTGGACAGACGCTCCAGGACACGCCCCCGACCGCCATGCTCTGCTCCGCCTGAGACCAGGGAAACACAACAGTTGTGATTGGTTGTTCACTCGAGCTGAAGCTCCGCCTGCTGCAGTGTCATGTGCTCTCTCACCAGCCTGGACGCTCGCTGGCTCCTCCCCGGTGGGAGGGGCCTCGGCAGCGGTCTTGGAGTAGAGCATGTCCAGCACGAACTTCTTGTCGTTGGAGAGCGTGCTGCACGGACGCTGTGAAGACGCAtctgcacagagagacacacaacacacacttcactgtcacacacactcattaacgACTCGTTACGACTTTCATCCGCTGTCCGTCTCCAccaaggacaagaggacaagaggacaagaggacaagaggacacgcCCCTGGTCTCCAGTCAGGAGGCGACACACCTGCAGGCAGAACTCAGGGCTGAAGATGACCTTCAGTCTAACCTGGAGATTCATGTAGTCTGAGCAGCTGATCAGGGGTTAGAGGTCAGATCAGATGAAGCAGTGGATTGTGGGTAATGAGGTCCTTACCTTGGTCATTCTGCGACTCTTCGTGTCCGTTTGCGTCCGAGCTGCTGGAAgctgcaacaacacaaacacgtctCAGAGTTGTAATGTTTCTTTACAggtaaatgtttatttctgtttcctgaccGTGACGTGACGACTCTGTGGCCCcgcccccttcctcctcctcctcctccgcggcGGCGGGCCGAAAGCTCggggtgatgatgtcatcagacGAGGACAGCCTGGACTTGCTCAAGTCTttacttcttctcttcttctcccactGCGTCGCGGCCAGGCTGCGCAGGAAGTTacctctgtggggggggggggcagagtcaaCATGGCCGACACAGCGTCCTGATGTCTTTGACTTTCAGCTTCAAAATGAATTGATAACTTGATTGATGCAGTTTGTAATTATAAGATAGAATCGATAGAACATTTCACTTTTGTATTTTGATCATAAATCTCATGTTCAGACTCAAACTGCAGAAAAACATTATGTGTAATCTGcaccttcaccactagatggcactaTACCTGTCCCCACTTCAGTAGgaaccacagacagaggagCGAGGTCACAAGGTGACGAAGACGCTGATGGTTTGAGTCTGAACATGATGAAGAGGACACACTACAgaccaacaacacacaaactacagACCAACAACAgaccaacaacacacaaagacgACAAATAATCATCACCAGCTTAATTTTTATTCTTCACGTCAAAACCAAACCAGCTGCAGGCGGATTAGAAAACCTCCGAGGCCCCACcaccagcaacacacacacacacacacataaacacccagacacacacacaaacacacacacacacactccttcagtTTTCAAATGGAAGATTCACTGTCAGACTTCCACATGTATGACAGTTGTGTGCGTTGTGTTACAGTTGGACCTGGTCcagatgtgttgtgttacagttGGACCTGGTCcagatgtgttgtgttacagttGGACCTGGTCCAGATGTGTTGTGTTACGGTTGGACCTGGTCcagatgtgttgtgttacagttGGACCTGGTCCAGATGTGTTGTGTTACGGTTGGACCTGGTCcagatgtgttgtgttacagttGGACCTGGTCcagatgtgttgtgttacagttGGACCTGGTCcagatgtgttgtgttacagttGGACCTGGTCcagatgtgttgtgttacagttGGACCTGGTCcagatgtgttgtgttacagttGGACCTGGTCCAGATGTGTTGTGTTACGGTTGGACCTGGTCcagatgtgttgtgttacagttGGACCTGGTCcagatgtgttgtgttacagttGGACCTGGTCcagatgtgttgtgttacagttGGACCTGGTCCAGATGTGAGGACGCACAGATCTGTTCTGTGAGGAAACATCTGGACTTCATGTTCAGAAGCTTCACAACAATCACAGTCACTTGTTCTGATCCGAACCACAACAGACCCAGACCTGCAAACAGATTACCACAACCCACACTgcaactacacacagacacacaaccacactgcGAGGCACCAACGAATGCAGCCGAGCCCGGCCGCTCACCCTCCAGCTCCCAGCATGCAGTGCGGCTGCAGCGGTACTTACTCAAACCTCCTCAAAACCGGCTTGTCCTGATTTACATTACactcctctgagctgcagggacacaacacagagctgaacaacacacacagacacacaacaggttcCCTTCATCCTCAGCTGctaccacacacaacctgattaCAGGTCTGtgaagtgagggggggggcgtGTACTCACCAGAAGAGCTGGTCAGACTCCCCAGAGCTGGGGGAGgaacgagggaggaggaggagagaaaagacgagggaggaggaaaagaaagagagagacagagaaggattagagcaacagacaaaacaatataatgttataatggagagagaaagagcgggagagagagagagagagagagagagagagagagagagagagagagagacagagacagagacagagacagagagagagagaaagagagaaagggcaagagagagagagagagacagagacagagacagagacagagacagagacagagagagagagagagagagagagagagagagagagagagagagagagagagagagagagagagagagagagagagagaaagcagcagTTTGTCTGATACAAACCAAAGCGTTGATccagaagaaaaaatatatattttaggaaCAAGATCCAGAGCAAAACCAGAAAAGCTTCCAAAATTATGCAAAAAATTGAGAAAACTCAAGATCAAGAAAAGAttgaaatgatgaataaatTTCAATTAAAACCATAAAACCCAGAGACGATCCAGAGAAGAAGTAATGTTCCAGAAATATCATCACCGAGACATTATGAACAAAAGATCCAGAAAAATTATCCAGAAATCAGCCAgatggaaaataaagaaaatccaGAAATGAAACACGATCAAATAATCCAGACATTGACCAGAAATATTTCAGAGTAATCCAGAAATGATCCAGATGTTTCCACATCACAGTTGAAATATTACACAGACGTAACTGGAACATTTGTGAAACTCCAGAATAAAACACTGTCACTTCAGTCATGTTGATCTACATCTGAAAATATAAGCATtgtggttaccatggttaccaCACATCCCGGTCCcgcccacttcctgtttcactcACTTGAATCCGCTCTTCGTCTCCGTCTTGGTGCTCGACTGCTCTGGACTGACCGGGGACGACCTGTCCTGAGAGACGACGTCTGTGGAGGacgagctgcagacacacatgcagacacacaccaacacacacacacacaaaccaacacacacacacgcagacacacagacagattaaATGCATGAATGGTCAAGTATGAGGAGAAAGACTTTTTCTGACACATCACCAAACTGCTGCAACATGAATCTGACTGCAGCTACCTGAGGGGACgtcctgaggtcagaggtcagaggtcatcaccTCAACCAATGACTGGTCAGAGGGACTTACGTGAACTcttcatttttttatgattttaatgtGAGAATTTTTCTGATGCTGAAATTCACATCATGGCCCAAAGTGTGAGGACAGATGAAAGCAGCAGGTTCATCACTGTGCTGCTCCAGAGGATTCATCCTTTAattcaggggttttcaaccgggggtccgcggccccctggtggtccgcgtcggcattgcagggggtcagCAAAATTTGCTTTGCTATTTCGACACATTTCCAGAtaactcttgaatatcgtgaaaaatatatataataagaaaagtataatataaaggtgctggtgatcatgaatttaaacttaagtaggcctcacatgttcgtgtgatattgtatgattatcatttgtgacatattctgcattactttgtcatcttccctcttcagttgtagccccagtttgtgttgattgttattgatcaccgttactttaaccttctctcaacatgtcagctacatgtctgtacatttaagtcatgagcgttatatattgatgttcatatgtttctgagatgcagtacaactacaaactgcattttaattttgttttctattcttaagcactgaaaatcaaccgtttttgttgttttttacacagatttttctagatttgtttgagttttttaaataaaaccaacatggaaaaccaaatgttaaaacttccttctatccacacgcacgcacacacacaaacgttgGCACATCAGatggccgcggattactttctagtcagaatggtccctgggacaaaaccagttgaaaacccctgctttaATTTAATGACCTACAGAACGTCCCTCTAGCGCCCCCCTCAGGTGGCTGCAGTGTCTCCTGAAGCCTGCAGgagacactcagacacacacaggagacactcagacccacacaggagacacacacacaggagacactcagacacacacaggagacactcagacacacacaggagacactcagacacacacaggagacactcagacacacacaggagacactcagacacacacaggagacactcagacacacacaggagacactcagacccacacaggagacactcagacccacacaggagacactcagacacacacagggtgttAGTGATGTTTCCACAGCTGCTCTGAGCTCAGGTTCGGTTACAGACCTGCCGGCCGCTGGAGGCTCCTCAGAGATGGAGCTGGTTTTGGAGAAGAGCCGGGACCTCCTGCTGAGACCCAGCGCCGACATGTGGTGGCTGAGGAAAGAGCGACTCCTAGTGGTCCAGACACAccgcagcagggggggggggggacaccagGGGTGAtatcagagacagagaacccACACCAGGtgaaacacaagaagaagaagaaccaggaACCAGATCCCACATTAGATCAGCTGCAATCATCTGTTCATAGATTCGTCTGCAGATGATTCACTTGATTCGTTTTGTTGTTTAGTCAAAAACAAACTATCGATAAAGTTGGACTTcgtgtttccacttcctcccgctacCTACAAATGTAATCTAAATATCTTGGATCCAGATTCTGCCACCTAGTGGTGATTCAGGGTCATTACAGTCAGAGTCTGAGCAGGAGGGATCGTggagctcgaccaatcacgagtcacgagtctgctgtcaatcacaatatCCTGTTTTCATAgaatcaaataacttattaaagCCATGGGGCTGTTGACCTGTatcgcagccagccaccagggggcagcagctctcatatcgtccatctttatttacagtttatgatCAGAAACATTTGGAAACACCACAGAAACCCAGAGAAATTGATTTATAGAGAATAAGAGAagcaggggggggtgggggggcttccTATCTCGCCTGATTCACTTACGCGCTGGTTGGCGACTTGGCGTCCTGCTCTGTGGTCACGGGGCCGTTGGCGTCGGTGTGGGGGGGCAGTGGAGACGCTCTCTGGGACCCGGACGGGCTGGAGGCGGGACTGTCGGTCTCGGAGGTCAGCGGAGACTCCGCCCTGCTGCCCAGTCCCGCCGtggggctgcaggaggaggcggaggagatgCTGGGGGAGACGGGGGTGTTGGCGGTGGAGGGCGAGAAGACGGGGGGGACGGGCGAGgtgcagggggaggagcctgcagAGGAAGACAGGAGGTCGGGGAGGTTCTGACTGGACGAGCGGCGGCTCCTCCGTCCCTCCTGGTCGCTGGACGccatctttcttctttctttacgAAGGTTAGGGGCGGAGTCATCGACCTCACCGTCCTCCTTTCTCAGCGctgcctgcaacacacacacacaaccaaacacacacacacacacacacagacagacagacacacacacggtttcACTGTTCAACTGGAGGCCTCATGTTTCCTGATCAGATGATGTcgttctttgtgtgtttgtcggtgcggcagttctgtgtctgttgttgtgtgtagtgtgttgtgtgtgtgttgtgtgtgtattgtgtgtgttgtgtgtgtattgtgtgtgtctaCCTCGTACGCAGTGAACTGAGCTCGCAGGTCGGTCTCGGTCGTCTTGTTGTTCATGTGCTTGTGGATGATGTCTTCCATCCCCAGCTGCTCCAGACTGTCGGTGAGGTCGTAGAACGAGTCCTGATCAGGAAGGACCGCCAGAgtctgacacgcacacacacacacacacacacacagacacacacattaatacagcTCACAGCTCAGAGCATCCAGatattgtttggttttgtgtgtcttCACCTTGTTGATGAGCGTCATGGTGAACATGAGCAGCTCCGTGTCGGAGCCGTTCCTCTCCTCAAGAACCTCCATCACATAACTCCACGCCTtcacacctgcaacacacacagatatatattcACCTTTCATATcctatgatgtgtgtgtgtgtgtgtgtgtgtgtgtgtgtgtgtgtgtacctctgcGTGTGTCCACCGTGGTCACAGCGTGGATCAGCAGAGGACTGTTGGATTCGGCGTATTCCACAAACACGATGAGAAGCTTCAGAGACGTTTTCACCGTCAGACGAGACTGAGGAGAAACATGTTCACTTATTGTCCAGCAGGTGGCGTCACAGCTTCAACACACTGACTCGTCTCTGCTGCTTCAAACTGTAAAACTGTTCATCTTCTCTGACTGAAGGAGTGATTAAAGGAAGAGGCCGGACTCACCAGACTTCCTGTCAGAGAGTAGAGCCACTGAACCGTCTCGTTGTGGTTGATCACTCCATTCATCCCGTCCACAAAGAGCATGATCTGACTGAGAGctgaccacacacagacacacaatcacacacagttacagacagctacacacaaacatgggtCGTTGTGAGTCTGAGAGTCTGAAGCTTCACGTGTTTGTTCCAtagtttcctttgatctgttTCCAGTGTAATTTAGAGACTAAAGAAGTTAGTCCGACATACgtacgtgggcggagtctacctgtacttgactctgattggtttgtagataTGCTTGAgttatgcatgtgtttgtcacATGTTTTGGACGCTTGTCAGATGCCTGTTGGACATTTGTCCCGTATTGGTTGTGTGTTGGACGTGTGTTGGACGTGAGCTTTGGGTGCAGCAGCCCTTTACTCCTCTCACCTCTCAGGATGTAGTTCTGGTAGTTGTGGTCGGCCTCGGCTCCGACTTGAATGAAACATGTCAAACCTTCAGACGCCACGAACTCTGGAACCAGGTCCTTATCGTcctgagaagagaggaagagacacgTGGGTCAAACTGTGGACAGGAcacatcagcttcacactttcaACCAGGTCACGGTTCGGAAACACGTTGTGGGAACGAGGGAAAGGAGGATTGATTCCAGAGGACTGATCATAAAAACCTCTGAAGGGATGTGCAGGTGctgatgtgttgatgttttgttgtgttattgtgttgtcGTTGTGGGTTTTACCTGGAAAAGCTGTTTGAGAGAGAACAGAGCGCGTCGGAGGTCTGGACCCTGAGAGTTGTACAGTTTCTCTGAAACACATaagaacaggaaacaggaagtcacctCAAGtccaggaggaggaaacaaacagaatcaGTTGAGCTCCGAGTTTCTCTGTTGAAAGAATCAgagaaacctgctgctgctgtaaatccaCTCAGTCACAGATTCAACACAACAGATCGATTTCTCTTCTCAATCTAATGATTAACAAAACTGTACAAAGATCCAGCTCTGAGTTTACAGTCTGTCCTGCAGGTGGCGCTAGAGCAGAGATCACAGTGTGATCTGAGATGGtcacaaggtcacagtgacctaaTCATCAACAGGTTTCCCTCTGGTCCCTTCAGGTGTGGACACACAGGTGGACaccaggtggagacagagagctgGGACATGTCCTACGGTGGCCTGGACAGGGACGACTGTGGCTTCTACAGCCGCTGTCACATTCCGGACGCTCCTGTGGGttctgctgagtgtgtgtgattgtgtgtccttttgttacttttgtTATTCCTTCAGGACAAGCAGTGGACCTCCTGGGGTCCAGAGCCCGGTCCTTATGGTTAGAGTTAGAGTGAGTTATGGTTAAAGGGAAAGAGAACTCCctcattctctgctcagagtTTCAGAGGTGAACAGTGTTTCAGCCAAATAAAATACAAtcgaggcattttatgtttttttctgtagtttttttttaagtggtcaccagtttgtattttatttggctgcaacgctgttcacctctgaaactccagaagtgttttgtgaactcTTCACACTTCAAACCCCTACATCGGCAAAATGGTGACTAGATGACAAGTGAAATTTCCCTTTACGGTTCTGTTGGACTGTCaaaaatgaatggaagtcaatgcaaagtctgTATAATTAGAGctggtcaagtgtgtgtgtgtgtgtgtgtgtgtgtgtgtgtgtgtgtgtgtgtgtgtgtgtgtgtgtgtgtgtgtgtgtgtggatggtttCAACTACTTCTCCACTAACACAACTACCAGAGAATCACCCGCAGTAACACATGTGTTGTGTGGACACATGATAATGATTCAGGCGACTTTAAGAACATGACTCAGGCGACGCagctacttcctgtttatttgGATTTGAGCTGAAATCATCGAGAATCTTCAACTGGAGGAGGGGACTGTTCTGACGTCCAATCAGAGGCTGAGGATTTATAAACAGTTTAAAGGGAAAGACCACATCAAACTGTTCATGAGAAAAATGAACCCATGATACAAAtcaaagcagaaacacacacacacacacacacagacacacagtcagacaacGTAACAGCAAATCATGGTTGTCATGGAgaactaaaaaataaatgaggCCCTGTTCCTCTCCTTTGCCGCCAGCAAAATACCCATCCCATAATAACAGTCTCATCTCTATGGACCTCAcactcttcttcatcatcatcatcatcatcatcatcatcatcatcacccgCAGCTTGACCTCAGCTAACCTCTGAGCTGACGGCGCCCTGAACCtgcctgacctctgaccctcgaCCACACATCATTCAAACACTTCAACCTTTACTAAAAAGACGAGGTTCATTtccattaataaaataaaagcaacaatcCTCAGTGTCCCTCTGTGATCTGTGTTTCCATGGCGACCGGCTGTTTTCAGTCTGGTGTGGAACTGACtcagtaaatatttcacagGACGATGACACAGAATCTGAGAATCTCCTCGTCAGCACATTCCAGGAGACAAAGGTCGAGTCCGATCTTCAGATTCACGTTGTGGTGACGCTCTGTTGCTGAAgggatctttttttttgtgacgTCTCTACTGAAGTTACTGAAACCACAAACTCCACGTTGCTCCTGGAAATATTCCTCTGGTCGGCTGCTTCGCTGGAAACTTGAGGATTCAAAGTGCAGCAGCGAGTGTGGAGGCTCCGCAGGTTTAAGAGGTGTCATCACCTCAAATTACTCAGTGGGAGAAACTCTGACCTGTCATTTCAAACCAAATTACTACCGAACAGATGAGAGATGGACAGTTTGTGATAT encodes:
- the fhod1 gene encoding FH1/FH2 domain-containing protein 1, which encodes MASILCRVQFLEDSDPFICTNFPEPRRPPTVKVEENLPLSEQLRGIHSLLQAPLKLEECTLQLSDNGNYLDLDSSLSEQRDELESFYEDVNKGKKPILILRTQLSVRVHSILEKLYNSQGPDLRRALFSLKQLFQDDKDLVPEFVASEGLTCFIQVGAEADHNYQNYILRALSQIMLFVDGMNGVINHNETVQWLYSLTGSLSRLTVKTSLKLLIVFVEYAESNSPLLIHAVTTVDTRRGVKAWSYVMEVLEERNGSDTELLMFTMTLINKTLAVLPDQDSFYDLTDSLEQLGMEDIIHKHMNNKTTETDLRAQFTAYEAALRKEDGEVDDSAPNLRKERRKMASSDQEGRRSRRSSSQNLPDLLSSSAGSSPCTSPVPPVFSPSTANTPVSPSISSASSCSPTAGLGSRAESPLTSETDSPASSPSGSQRASPLPPHTDANGPVTTEQDAKSPTSASRSFLSHHMSALGLSRRSRLFSKTSSISEEPPAAGSSSSTDVVSQDRSSPVSPEQSSTKTETKSGFNSGESDQLFCSEECNVNQDKPVLRRFEGNFLRSLAATQWEKKRRSKDLSKSRLSSSDDIITPSFRPAAAEEEEEEGGGATESSRHDASSQRPCSTLSNDKKFVLDMLYSKTAAEAPPTGEEPASVQAGGAEHGGRGRVLERLSSFTARAVEPPPASESSASRRAELEGLEGSAQAALARLAEERKNRLVRQQSSVDVEGPARRLDATHMTPGGHGGHGGPSDAWDQLQPSAAALRIKDLDFSDLLDEEDIDVLDLDSLDSTSACLTGVPPPPPPPPGMAPPPPPPPPPPPPGGMAPPPPPPPPPGAPPPPSSSAAASSQKKKTVKLFWRELKQADKPEKCRFGRGTVWASLDKVAVDTARLEHLFESKAKELHVAKKAPETKKSEIQVLDSKRSNAINIGMTVLPAVHVIKTAILNFDEFAISKEGIEKILTMTPTDEEKQRIQEAQLANPDVPLGSAEQFLFSLASISALTPRLQLWAFKLNYEALEKEIAEPLFDLKLGMEQLASNQTFRRILATLLAIGNFLNSSSAKGFELGYLEKVVEVKDTVHRQSLLHHTCNLVVENYPESSDVYSEVPAITRSAKVDFELLAENLVQLERRCKASWENLKVVAKHETKALLKNKLTEFLKDCTQRIIILKVVHRRVINRFHSFLLFLGQPSSSIRDIKVTSFCRIISEFSLEYRTTRERVLTLKRKRATHRERTKTRGKMITETEKFSGAVPRPDSPSHVSSPTEAELAQEEEHENMKNLLVSSDLSLSVDSRGLRRSRAVRSMGRVSPCQLSGARDDGTSSQDDATDEIMDRLVKSVTQNPSVRASSPKTRARSRVNRKSLRRTLKGGLSLDVVQALGLNSKTGDRV